A part of Mycolicibacterium sp. TUM20985 genomic DNA contains:
- a CDS encoding xylulokinase: MALVAGIDSSTQSCKVLICEADTGETVRSGSAPHPGGTEVDPAAWWAALGDAAAEAGGLDDVAAISVGAQQHGMVCLDEAGDVVRDALLWNDTRSSAAAEALVEELGGPAEWAARIGVVPVASITATKLRWLADNEPRNADATAAVCLPHDWLTWRLSGSTDVADVRTDRSDASGTGYFAAEDSSYQPDLLQLAMRGRRPTVPPVLGPYDAAGRSTTGAVLGPGAGDNAAAALGLGVGPGDCVVSLGTSGVVSAVGDAAPHDAAGLVAGFADATGRQLPLVCTLNGAPVLAAVARMLGVDFDEFDRLALSAAPGADGLTLVPYFDGERSPNLPEAAGALHGVTTRNLGPANVARAAVEGLLASIEFCVEQIAGQGIEVGRVIMVGGGARSEAIRRIAPAVLGKPVQVPTPGEYVALGAARQAAWTLSGEDAPPSWNYGVTESYTADPTPGVLDRYRAAQSLTLGQRRV, translated from the coding sequence GTGGCCCTCGTCGCAGGAATCGACTCGTCCACCCAGTCGTGCAAGGTGCTCATCTGCGAGGCCGACACCGGTGAGACCGTGCGCTCGGGTTCTGCACCTCACCCCGGCGGCACCGAGGTCGACCCGGCGGCGTGGTGGGCAGCGCTCGGTGATGCCGCGGCCGAGGCCGGCGGTCTCGATGACGTCGCTGCCATCTCTGTCGGCGCGCAGCAACACGGCATGGTGTGTCTGGACGAGGCGGGAGACGTCGTACGAGATGCATTGTTGTGGAACGACACTCGATCGAGCGCCGCCGCCGAGGCGTTGGTCGAGGAGCTTGGCGGGCCCGCGGAGTGGGCAGCCCGGATCGGGGTGGTGCCCGTGGCGTCGATCACGGCGACCAAGCTGCGGTGGCTGGCCGACAACGAACCCCGCAACGCCGATGCGACCGCCGCCGTGTGTCTACCCCATGACTGGCTGACGTGGCGGTTGAGTGGATCGACCGACGTCGCCGACGTCCGCACCGATCGCAGTGACGCCAGCGGGACCGGTTACTTCGCCGCGGAGGACAGCAGCTATCAGCCCGATCTGCTCCAACTGGCCATGCGCGGTCGTCGGCCCACCGTGCCGCCGGTGCTCGGGCCGTACGACGCGGCCGGTCGGTCCACGACGGGAGCCGTACTCGGTCCCGGGGCGGGCGACAACGCCGCGGCGGCGCTCGGTCTCGGGGTCGGTCCGGGGGACTGCGTCGTGTCGCTGGGCACCTCGGGTGTGGTCAGCGCGGTGGGCGATGCCGCTCCCCATGATGCCGCCGGGCTGGTCGCCGGGTTCGCCGACGCCACGGGGCGTCAGCTTCCCCTGGTGTGCACGCTCAACGGCGCACCGGTCCTGGCCGCGGTGGCGAGGATGCTGGGTGTGGACTTCGACGAGTTCGACCGGTTGGCGCTCTCCGCGGCGCCGGGTGCCGACGGGCTGACGCTGGTGCCGTACTTCGACGGTGAACGATCACCCAACCTGCCGGAGGCGGCGGGCGCGCTGCACGGCGTCACGACCCGAAACCTGGGGCCCGCCAACGTCGCTCGCGCAGCGGTCGAGGGTTTACTTGCGTCGATCGAGTTCTGCGTCGAGCAGATCGCGGGTCAGGGCATCGAGGTGGGCCGCGTGATCATGGTTGGGGGAGGCGCTCGCTCGGAGGCGATTCGCCGCATCGCCCCCGCGGTTCTCGGCAAGCCCGTGCAGGTGCCGACCCCCGGGGAGTACGTCGCGCTCGGCGCCGCTCGGCAGGCGGCGTGGACCCTGTCCGGAGAGGACGCGCCACCGTCGTGGAACTACGGGGTGACGGAGTCCTACACCGCCGATCCGACGCCAGGGGTCCTGGACCGCTACCGGGCGGCGCAATCCCTGACGTTAGGCCAGCGCCGCGTCTGA
- a CDS encoding DUF7064 domain-containing protein, translating into MTEPGRLTSDHVDAALLERPSELTTEWLTTAVGAGEVTGFTFDRIGTGQMSECYRVALTYADGQHGPPSVVLKVAAADPSSRQTGLAMGLYEREVRFYTDVAPGLQGPVAPCHHAAYDPATGVFDLVLGDAAPAVVGNEIDGATLQQATLALTELGHVHGPLLGNAALAGAEWLNRETPLSQSLMAALYAGFVDRYRDDVAPEHREVCERLVATFDAHLAAQAESGLPQGLIHGDYRLDNMLFGEAGADRPLTVVDWQTVTWGPAFTDVAYFLGCALPTEQRREHGDALLRAYHDALGPDAGVTLDDVREGVRRQSFFGVMMAIVSPMLVERTDRGDQMFMTMIERHCAHVLDTDALAVLPAPSTPEPLQPKAEDEGPHEPTAEALWSESWYFDFADPGQDVGGWLRLGLIPNQGHAWINALLCGPDMPTIAVLDFEAALPADHTHVRGDGVDLELESTVPLQTYRVALRGRGQAYDDPADLLRGNPGRPVDLVMDLVWTTAGVPYQYRLSTRYEIPCTVSGTVTADGRTIELADVAGQRDHSWAARDWWSMDWVWSALHLDDGTHIHGLDLRIPGAPRMAAGYVQRAGDITELQTVIAREAFGENDLPTGTTLEMSPGDTTATIEVRGHAPVLLTSSDGRVSSFPRAWATVTTSDGRSGVGWLEWNRNQN; encoded by the coding sequence ATGACTGAACCCGGCCGACTAACCTCGGACCACGTGGATGCCGCCCTGCTTGAACGACCATCCGAGCTCACCACCGAATGGCTGACCACCGCGGTCGGGGCGGGGGAGGTCACCGGCTTCACGTTCGACCGGATCGGCACCGGTCAGATGAGTGAGTGCTACCGGGTCGCCCTCACCTACGCCGACGGGCAGCACGGTCCTCCGTCGGTGGTCCTGAAGGTGGCCGCGGCCGATCCCAGCAGTCGGCAGACCGGTTTGGCGATGGGCCTGTACGAGCGTGAGGTCCGGTTCTACACCGACGTCGCCCCCGGTTTGCAGGGCCCGGTCGCGCCGTGTCACCACGCCGCCTACGACCCGGCGACCGGCGTCTTCGACCTGGTGTTGGGTGACGCCGCTCCGGCCGTCGTCGGCAACGAGATCGACGGCGCGACCCTCCAGCAGGCCACCCTCGCGCTGACCGAGCTGGGCCATGTGCACGGGCCGCTGCTGGGCAACGCCGCCCTTGCCGGCGCCGAGTGGCTCAACCGCGAGACCCCGTTGAGCCAGAGTCTGATGGCCGCGCTGTATGCGGGGTTCGTCGACCGTTACCGCGATGACGTCGCCCCCGAACACCGCGAGGTGTGCGAGCGGCTGGTCGCGACGTTCGACGCCCACCTCGCCGCCCAGGCCGAGTCGGGCCTGCCGCAGGGGCTCATCCACGGCGACTATCGGCTGGACAACATGCTCTTCGGCGAGGCTGGCGCGGATCGCCCGCTGACGGTCGTCGACTGGCAGACCGTCACCTGGGGTCCGGCGTTCACCGACGTCGCCTACTTCCTCGGATGCGCGCTGCCGACGGAGCAGCGCCGCGAGCACGGTGACGCGCTGTTGCGCGCGTATCACGACGCACTCGGACCGGATGCGGGCGTCACGTTGGACGACGTCCGCGAGGGGGTGCGACGCCAGAGCTTCTTCGGCGTGATGATGGCGATCGTCTCACCGATGCTGGTCGAACGCACCGACCGCGGTGACCAGATGTTCATGACGATGATCGAGCGACACTGCGCGCACGTCCTGGACACCGACGCGCTCGCCGTCCTTCCCGCGCCATCGACGCCGGAACCCTTGCAGCCCAAAGCAGAAGACGAGGGTCCGCACGAGCCGACGGCCGAGGCGCTGTGGAGTGAGAGCTGGTACTTCGACTTCGCCGATCCCGGCCAGGACGTCGGCGGCTGGCTGCGGCTGGGCCTGATCCCCAACCAGGGCCACGCTTGGATCAACGCGCTGCTGTGCGGACCGGACATGCCGACCATCGCCGTCCTGGACTTCGAGGCGGCTCTGCCGGCGGACCACACCCACGTCCGCGGGGACGGAGTCGACCTCGAGCTCGAGTCCACCGTTCCGTTGCAGACCTACCGGGTCGCACTGCGGGGCCGGGGTCAGGCCTATGACGACCCTGCAGATCTGTTGCGGGGCAACCCCGGTCGTCCCGTCGACCTGGTCATGGATCTGGTGTGGACCACCGCCGGGGTTCCCTACCAGTACCGACTGTCCACCCGCTACGAGATCCCTTGCACCGTGTCGGGAACGGTGACCGCGGACGGCCGCACCATCGAGCTCGCCGACGTCGCGGGCCAGCGGGACCATTCGTGGGCGGCGCGGGACTGGTGGAGCATGGACTGGGTCTGGAGCGCACTGCATCTCGATGACGGCACCCACATCCACGGTCTCGACCTGAGGATCCCCGGCGCACCCCGGATGGCCGCCGGCTACGTCCAGCGCGCGGGTGACATCACGGAGTTGCAGACGGTCATCGCCCGGGAAGCGTTCGGCGAGAATGACTTACCGACCGGGACGACGCTCGAGATGTCTCCGGGCGACACCACGGCGACCATCGAGGTGCGAGGGCACGCCCCGGTATTGCTGACGTCCAGCGACGGTCGGGTCAGCAGCTTCCCCCGGGCCTGGGCCACCGTGACCACGTCCGACGGCCGCAGCGGTGTCGGCTGGCTCGAGTGGAACCGCAACCAGAATTGA
- a CDS encoding RDD family protein gives MTTGGYEPQYGDSRYHRVEPGALLPRFFARVIDGLLVGIVGVVLSIATDTLSNVTVTGLFTGVLMFVYFVAFEVTQGWTPGKKVLGMSVHGPAGGPKPDLKQSAIRNAFTLLPVIPFVGGLLGVIAIIVIAVTVSGSPTKQGKHDELAGGTQVVKG, from the coding sequence GTGACTACCGGCGGCTACGAACCCCAGTACGGCGACTCCCGATACCACCGCGTCGAGCCGGGTGCACTGCTCCCCCGGTTCTTCGCCAGGGTGATCGACGGTCTACTCGTCGGCATCGTCGGCGTCGTCCTCAGCATCGCCACCGACACGTTGTCGAACGTGACGGTCACCGGTCTCTTCACCGGTGTCCTGATGTTCGTCTACTTCGTGGCGTTCGAAGTCACGCAGGGCTGGACACCCGGCAAGAAGGTCCTCGGGATGAGCGTCCACGGGCCCGCGGGCGGCCCGAAGCCCGACCTCAAGCAGTCCGCCATCCGCAACGCGTTCACGCTGCTGCCGGTCATCCCGTTCGTCGGCGGCCTGCTCGGGGTGATCGCGATCATCGTCATCGCCGTGACCGTCAGTGGCAGCCCAACCAAGCAGGGCAAGCACGACGAGCTGGCGGGCGGTACCCAGGTCGTGAAGGGCTAG
- a CDS encoding FadR/GntR family transcriptional regulator, producing MAAPANVSALHDNVLTGIGAEIVSGTLPAGGVINLEGVGAQYGVSRSVAREAVRVLESMGLVASRRRVGITIQPASRWNVFDPRVIRWRLESGDRAAQLVSFSELRRGFEPAAAALAARRADPHQCRIMAAAVSDMVMHGRSGDLESYLLADKVFHQTLLEASGNEMFRALNGVVAEVLTGRTRHGMMPEKPNPVAIALHDEVARAIRLRDEAAAERAMREIIDEAMTDVRSSEGPA from the coding sequence GTGGCTGCACCCGCAAACGTCAGCGCCCTGCACGACAACGTGCTGACCGGGATCGGTGCCGAGATCGTCTCGGGCACGCTACCCGCGGGTGGGGTGATCAACCTGGAGGGCGTCGGCGCGCAATACGGCGTGTCCCGCAGCGTGGCCCGCGAAGCCGTCCGGGTCCTGGAATCGATGGGCCTGGTGGCCTCGCGGCGGCGCGTCGGCATCACCATCCAGCCGGCAAGTCGGTGGAATGTCTTCGACCCCAGGGTCATTCGATGGAGGCTCGAATCCGGGGACCGCGCGGCCCAACTGGTGTCGTTCTCGGAACTGCGCCGTGGCTTCGAGCCGGCCGCGGCAGCGCTGGCCGCCCGCCGGGCCGATCCGCATCAGTGCCGCATCATGGCGGCCGCCGTCTCCGACATGGTCATGCATGGGCGATCAGGCGATCTGGAGTCATACCTATTGGCGGACAAAGTCTTTCATCAGACCCTGCTGGAAGCCAGTGGGAACGAGATGTTCCGCGCCCTCAACGGCGTCGTCGCCGAGGTGCTGACCGGGCGCACCCGGCACGGGATGATGCCGGAGAAGCCCAACCCCGTCGCGATCGCTCTGCACGACGAGGTCGCCAGGGCCATCCGGCTGCGCGATGAGGCGGCCGCGGAGCGCGCGATGCGCGAGATCATCGACGAGGCCATGACCGACGTCCGCTCGTCCGAGGGGCCGGCATGA
- a CDS encoding DoxX family membrane protein: MLIRRIARPMLATTFITRGVEALRSPKPAADAARPTLEGLAKLPDPVGPNVPTNAETVAKVTAGVQIGAGLLLATGRLPRLASAALAISVVPGSLGAHAFWNEDDAERKAVERRALLTDVGLIGGLIIASVDTEGRPSLGWRGRRAARKVSERVSGVLPSTPDAPNALIDSELVDRVGGGLHVGAERGRDLAHVALERGAVLAGVGVERGTEFAEVARERAPQIAKKARKRAEEIAALTQDRSAEFAELAQKHSTHLVDVARDRAPELANAARDRRDELAAASRAQANRARKDVKRAQKELEKRTR; the protein is encoded by the coding sequence ATGTTGATCCGTCGAATCGCGCGTCCCATGCTGGCCACCACCTTCATCACCCGTGGTGTAGAGGCGCTGCGGAGTCCCAAGCCAGCTGCTGACGCCGCCCGTCCCACCCTGGAGGGCCTCGCCAAGCTGCCCGACCCCGTCGGCCCCAACGTGCCCACCAACGCCGAGACCGTCGCCAAGGTGACTGCAGGCGTCCAGATCGGCGCGGGCCTCCTCCTCGCCACGGGCCGTCTGCCGCGCCTCGCATCGGCCGCCCTCGCAATCAGCGTGGTCCCGGGAAGCCTTGGTGCCCATGCCTTTTGGAATGAGGACGATGCCGAGCGGAAGGCCGTCGAGCGGCGCGCGCTGCTCACGGACGTCGGCCTGATCGGCGGCCTGATCATCGCCTCGGTCGACACCGAGGGCAGGCCCTCGCTGGGGTGGCGTGGCCGCCGTGCCGCGCGCAAGGTGTCCGAGCGGGTGTCCGGCGTCCTGCCGAGCACGCCCGATGCGCCGAACGCGCTCATCGACAGCGAGTTGGTCGACCGCGTCGGAGGGGGTCTGCACGTCGGCGCGGAACGCGGCCGGGACTTGGCCCACGTCGCGCTGGAGCGGGGCGCCGTACTCGCCGGCGTCGGGGTCGAGCGTGGTACGGAGTTCGCCGAGGTAGCGCGCGAGCGTGCCCCCCAGATCGCCAAGAAGGCGCGCAAGCGGGCCGAGGAGATCGCCGCGCTCACCCAGGACCGCAGTGCTGAATTCGCCGAGCTCGCGCAAAAGCACAGCACGCACCTGGTCGACGTGGCCCGCGATCGCGCGCCCGAGCTGGCCAACGCCGCCCGCGACCGCCGGGACGAATTGGCCGCCGCGAGCCGCGCCCAGGCCAACCGGGCCCGCAAGGACGTCAAGCGTGCGCAGAAGGAGCTCGAGAAGCGCACCCGTTGA
- a CDS encoding GntP family permease translates to MINGITLLADEAPKLTEPVASGWHLVLAFAVGIAVIVVLITVVKLHPFLSLMFGALTVGMVAGENLTTVLASFTKGFGETAAGVGILIALGAMFAKLLADSGGADEIVDTIVGHASPRMLPWAMALVGAIIGLPMFFEIGLVLLIPVIYLVSRRSQLSLITVGIPALAGLSAMHGFVPPHPGPLTAVGLLNADLGITLALGVMVAIPTIVLAGPLFGKLAGRWVVVDAPDTFDADRFAEGETPRRPSFAITLFSVLLPVVLMLGKALVDIFIDDKANLLRLVFDTLGTPLIALLIAVIVGMFTLGRGAGMDRNAITKCIESGLPPVAGIILIVAAGGGFKQVLVDTGIGTLLARWAEGANISVLILAWLIAVLIRLATGSATVATITASSLIVPLVADMPTGQVSLVVLAVGAGSLFFSHVNDAGFWLVNQYFRLTVGQTIKTWSIMETVLSVSGLGVVLLLDLVI, encoded by the coding sequence ATGATCAACGGCATTACCCTGCTCGCCGACGAGGCCCCGAAGCTCACCGAGCCGGTGGCCTCCGGCTGGCATCTGGTGCTGGCCTTCGCCGTAGGCATCGCCGTCATCGTCGTGTTGATCACGGTGGTCAAGCTGCACCCCTTCCTCTCGCTGATGTTCGGCGCGCTGACGGTGGGAATGGTCGCGGGAGAGAACCTCACCACCGTGCTGGCGTCGTTCACCAAGGGGTTCGGGGAGACCGCGGCGGGCGTCGGCATCCTCATCGCGTTGGGTGCGATGTTCGCCAAGCTGCTCGCCGACTCCGGTGGCGCCGACGAGATCGTCGACACCATCGTCGGGCACGCGTCGCCACGCATGCTGCCGTGGGCGATGGCGTTGGTCGGCGCGATCATCGGTCTCCCGATGTTCTTCGAGATCGGGCTGGTGCTGCTGATTCCGGTGATCTACCTGGTGTCGCGCCGTTCGCAGCTGTCCCTGATCACCGTCGGAATCCCGGCTCTGGCAGGGCTTTCCGCGATGCACGGGTTCGTGCCGCCACACCCCGGACCGCTGACCGCCGTCGGGCTGCTCAACGCCGACCTCGGCATCACGCTGGCCCTCGGTGTCATGGTCGCGATCCCGACCATCGTGCTGGCGGGCCCGCTGTTCGGGAAGTTGGCCGGGCGGTGGGTCGTCGTCGACGCGCCCGACACCTTCGACGCGGACCGCTTCGCCGAGGGTGAGACGCCTCGCCGACCGTCGTTCGCCATCACGCTGTTCAGCGTTCTGCTGCCGGTCGTGCTGATGCTGGGCAAGGCGCTGGTCGACATCTTCATCGACGACAAGGCGAATCTGCTCCGGCTGGTATTCGACACCCTCGGCACCCCTCTGATCGCGCTGCTCATTGCCGTCATCGTCGGCATGTTCACCCTTGGTCGAGGGGCCGGGATGGACCGCAACGCAATCACGAAGTGCATCGAGTCGGGGCTCCCGCCGGTCGCCGGCATCATCCTGATCGTCGCCGCGGGCGGCGGGTTCAAGCAGGTTCTCGTGGACACCGGGATCGGCACGCTGCTGGCCCGCTGGGCCGAGGGTGCCAATATCTCGGTGCTCATCCTGGCCTGGCTGATCGCAGTGCTGATCCGGCTCGCCACGGGTTCGGCCACGGTCGCGACGATCACCGCGTCCTCGCTGATCGTCCCGCTCGTCGCCGACATGCCGACCGGGCAGGTATCGCTGGTGGTCCTGGCCGTCGGCGCCGGCTCGCTGTTCTTCTCCCACGTCAACGACGCAGGCTTCTGGTTGGTCAATCAGTACTTCCGGCTCACCGTCGGTCAGACCATCAAGACCTGGTCGATCATGGAGACGGTGTTGTCGGTGAGCGGTCTCGGCGTCGTGCTGCTGCTGGACCTGGTGATCTGA
- a CDS encoding SCO6745 family protein produces the protein MSRTPLTARRLFDRFEPVHALTYFAPESRDALEQAGFHGFWTGYFAARSAPLGRVPADVVTAVFYNFAPSHVARALPAAWDLASPADALQARETSAVAALQRCGVTDGEQVRTAADLLAKAAVHAPLDGRPLFAANRALPWPDDPVARLWHATTLLREQRGDAHVAVLVANGIGGRDSNVLHASADRVPRDFIMASRRYDDEEWQGCVERLEARGIVDEQGALTNSGRDLKKHLEDATDELALPAFDALDDAELTLLFRTLTPITRAVIGGGDIPGATPMGLRRDDLDDDGAHLG, from the coding sequence ATGAGCAGAACGCCGCTGACCGCCCGCCGACTGTTCGATCGCTTCGAACCCGTCCACGCCCTGACGTACTTCGCCCCCGAATCCCGCGACGCGCTCGAGCAGGCGGGTTTCCACGGCTTCTGGACGGGCTACTTCGCGGCCAGGTCCGCACCGCTGGGTCGGGTCCCCGCCGACGTCGTCACCGCCGTGTTCTATAACTTCGCGCCGTCGCACGTGGCCCGCGCACTGCCCGCGGCGTGGGACCTGGCCAGCCCGGCGGACGCGCTGCAGGCGCGTGAGACGTCGGCCGTGGCCGCCCTTCAGCGCTGTGGCGTCACCGACGGCGAGCAGGTGCGCACCGCCGCCGACCTGCTGGCCAAGGCCGCCGTCCACGCTCCGTTGGACGGCCGCCCGCTGTTCGCCGCGAACCGCGCTCTGCCATGGCCGGACGACCCCGTGGCGCGGCTCTGGCATGCCACTACGCTGCTGCGCGAGCAGCGCGGTGACGCACACGTGGCGGTCCTCGTCGCCAACGGCATCGGCGGGCGGGACTCCAACGTCCTGCACGCCTCGGCCGATCGGGTGCCCCGCGACTTCATCATGGCCAGCCGTCGCTACGACGACGAGGAATGGCAGGGCTGCGTCGAACGGCTCGAGGCGCGCGGGATCGTCGACGAGCAAGGCGCACTGACCAATTCAGGACGCGACCTCAAGAAGCATCTCGAGGACGCGACGGACGAGCTGGCGCTGCCTGCGTTCGACGCGCTCGACGACGCCGAACTCACCCTGCTGTTCCGCACGCTCACCCCGATCACCAGGGCGGTGATCGGTGGCGGCGACATTCCCGGCGCGACGCCCATGGGGCTCCGCCGGGACGACCTCGACGACGACGGCGCGCACCTCGGCTAG
- a CDS encoding gluconokinase, with product MAPPIVVMGVSGSGKSAVGAALAQRLRVPFADADDFHPEANIAKMTAGHALDDADRRPWLDAIGRWLADHPDGGVMSCSALKRAYRDQLRGHCTDVAFLHLAGTPELIGRRQASRPGHFMPASLLASQFATLEPLTADENGVDVSVDQDIDSIIDEFVTLTEREL from the coding sequence ATGGCGCCACCAATAGTGGTGATGGGTGTTTCGGGTTCCGGCAAGTCCGCCGTGGGTGCGGCCCTCGCGCAACGTCTGCGGGTGCCCTTCGCCGATGCGGACGACTTCCATCCCGAGGCCAATATCGCGAAGATGACTGCAGGCCACGCCCTCGACGACGCGGACCGACGACCGTGGCTCGACGCCATCGGGCGGTGGCTGGCCGATCACCCCGACGGTGGCGTGATGAGCTGCTCAGCGCTGAAGCGGGCCTACCGGGACCAGCTCCGCGGCCACTGCACCGACGTCGCATTCCTGCATCTCGCGGGAACGCCCGAGTTGATCGGCCGTAGGCAGGCGAGCCGGCCGGGCCACTTCATGCCGGCGTCGCTGTTGGCCTCGCAGTTCGCCACCCTCGAACCGTTGACCGCCGACGAGAACGGCGTCGACGTCAGCGTGGACCAGGACATCGATTCCATCATCGACGAATTCGTCACGCTGACTGAACGGGAGTTGTGA
- a CDS encoding YnfA family protein: MVLKSILLFVLAALLEIGGAWLVWQGIREHRGWVWMGAGVLALGAYGFVAAFQPDANFGRVLAAYGGIFIVGSLLWGMVADGFRPDRWDVTGAVICLVGVGLIMYAPR, from the coding sequence ATGGTGCTCAAGTCGATCCTGCTCTTCGTGCTGGCGGCGTTGCTGGAGATCGGCGGCGCGTGGCTGGTCTGGCAGGGCATCCGGGAACACCGCGGCTGGGTGTGGATGGGCGCCGGGGTGCTCGCCCTGGGGGCCTACGGTTTCGTCGCCGCGTTCCAGCCCGACGCCAACTTCGGCCGGGTGCTGGCCGCGTACGGCGGGATCTTCATCGTCGGTTCGCTGTTGTGGGGCATGGTGGCCGACGGCTTCCGGCCGGATCGCTGGGACGTCACGGGCGCGGTCATCTGCCTGGTCGGAGTGGGCCTGATCATGTACGCCCCGCGCTAG